From the genome of Bactrocera oleae isolate idBacOlea1 chromosome 2, idBacOlea1, whole genome shotgun sequence, one region includes:
- the LOC106623344 gene encoding cytoglobin-1 yields the protein MALNAEDIAEIKKTWAIPVATPTDSGAAILIRFFTKYPSNLEKFPFRDVPIAELHNSARFRAHCGRIIKTFDQSISQLEEDGGLQKIQEIWQEVARSHVQRHNIAKSSYFELREAIVEVLSEACNLNERQAQAWNKLLDIVYDIIFKKYDDLGAQ from the exons ATGGCATTAAACGCTGAGGATATTGCTGAAATCAAGAAGACCTGGGCCATACCAGTTGCTACACCAACTGATTCCGGTGCGGCGATTTTGATCAGATTCTTCACAAAATATCCGTCCAATTTGGAGAAATTCCCATTCCGAGATGTACCAATAGCGGAATTGCAT AACAGCGCACGTTTCCGTGCACACTGCGGTCGCATTATCAAGACTTTCGATCAGTCAATCAGCCAGCTGGAGGAAGATGGTGGTCTGCAAAAGATTCAAGAAATCTGGCAGGAAGTTGCTAGATCGCACGTGCAACGTCATAACATTGCCAAGTCATCATACTTT GAACTGCGCGAAGCCATTGTGGAGGTGTTGAGCGAAGCGTGTAATTTGAACGAGCGTCAAGCGCAAGCCTGGAACAAATTGCTTGACATTGTCTACGACATCATCTTCAAGAAGTACGATGACTTGGGCGCCCAATAA